A single Suricata suricatta isolate VVHF042 chromosome 2, meerkat_22Aug2017_6uvM2_HiC, whole genome shotgun sequence DNA region contains:
- the SPRN gene encoding shadow of prion protein, which produces MSLRVCPPPILGRRPRAKSGLGARVQGLRHRRLLPTPPRPLERFRQKPKAGAAAGAAAGLAAGSGWRRTTGPGERGLEDDEDAAPGGNRTGQGVYSYRAWTSGAGSTGSLRLCLLLGGALVALGLLRP; this is translated from the exons ATGAGCCTCCGCGTCTGCCCGCCCCCAATCCTAGGGCGGAGGCCTCGCGCAAAATCCGGGCTCGGCGCTCGGGTGCAGGGTCTCAGGCACCGCCGGCTCCTTCCCACTCCGCCGCGGCCCCTGGAGCGGTTCCGACAGAAGCCCAAGGCGG GGGCGGCGGCCGGAGCAGCGGCCGGCCTGGCGGCGGGTTCTGGCTGGAGAAGGACCACAGGCCCCGGGGAGCGCGGCCTGGAAGACGACGAGGACGCGGCACCAGGCGGCAACCGGACGGGCCAAGGTGTCTACAGCTACCGGGCGTGGACTTCGGGGGCCGGGTCCACCGGCAGCCTGCGCCTCTGCCTGCTGCTAGGCGGTGCCCTTGTTGCCCTGGGGCTGCTGCGGCCCTAG
- the LOC115276692 gene encoding olfactory receptor 6-like: MNTSSETLVTEFILLGFPELCHLQGLLFGSFLTIYVVTVLENLVIVVTIGASHQLHTPMYFFLANLSVLETLYTSVTVPKLLAVLLAQARTISFSGCLTQLFLFLSLGSSECFLLASMACDRYLAICHPLHYPATMTWRLCLCLALSAWLGGSLASFVSIALISRLRFCGLNVLNHFFCDISPLLQLSCSDTTAIEVLDFVAALAVLATSLLVTTVSYAHILATVLRIPGWAGRRKAFSTCTSHLVVVATFYTTTIFMYARPHAATSFDLNKLVSVVYSVVTPLLNPIIYCLRNRDIREALAKLLRAPGPS, from the coding sequence ATGAACACCTCCAGTGAGACCCTGGTGACAGAATTCATCTTGCTGGGGTTCCCAGAACTGTGCCACCTTCAAGGGCTGCTTTTTGGGTCATTCCTCACCATCTACGTGGTCACCGTCCTGGAGAACCTGGTCATTGTGGTGACCATCGGAGCCAGCCATCAACTGCACAcgcccatgtatttcttcctggcCAACCTGTCAGTGCTGGAGACCCTCTACACCTCAGTCACTGTCCCCAAGCTGCTGGCTGTCCTCCTGGCACAGGCAAGGACCATCTCCTTCTCGGGATGCCTGACCCagctgtttctcttcctctcgcTCGGCTCCTCCGAGTGTTTCCTCCTGGCCTCCATGGCCTGTGACCGCTACCTAGCCATCTGTCACCCACTGCACTACCCAGCCACCATGACCTGGAGGCTCTGCCTATGCCTGGCCCTCAGTGCCTGGCTGGGTGGCTCCCTGGCCTCCTTCGTGTCCATAGCTCTCATCTCCCGCCTCAGGTTCTGTGGCCTCAATGTCCTCAACCACTTCTTCTGTGACATCTCACCCCTGCTGCAGCTCTCCTGCTCTGACACTACTGCCATTGAAGTTTTGGACTTTGTGGCAGCCCTGGCTGTGCTCGCAACCTCCCTGCTGGTGACCACAGTCTCCTACGCACACATCCTGGCCACAGTGCTGAGGATCCCGGGATGGGCTGGCCGCCGgaaggccttctccacctgcacCTCCCACCTGGTGGTGGTGGCCACCTTCTATACCACCACCATCTTCATGTATGCCCGGCCTCACGCTGCCACCTCCTTTGACCTCAACAAGCTGGTGTCCGTGGTCTACTCAGTTGTGACTCCACTGCTCAATCCCATCATCTACTGCCTTCGGAATCGTGACATCAGGGAGGCTCTGGCCAAACTCCTCCGAGCCCCTGGCCCCTCCTGA